The Oncorhynchus nerka isolate Pitt River linkage group LG9a, Oner_Uvic_2.0, whole genome shotgun sequence genome has a segment encoding these proteins:
- the phlda2 gene encoding pleckstrin homology-like domain family A member 2, translating into MKMSAEQISEVLKEGELEKRSDNLLQFWKRKTCVLTTDSLNIYADTQKRTKSKELKLQSIKKVDCVERTGKFVYFTIVTTDNKEIDFRCSGEDNCWNAVITMALIDFQNRKAIQDFKTRQDDESGSPGQHESRMARAP; encoded by the coding sequence ATGAAAATGTCAGCAGAGCAGATTTCCGAGGTCCTGAAAGAGGGAGAGCTGGAGAAGAGGAGTGACAACCTCCTTCAGTTCTGGAAAAGGAAGACATGTGTCCTGACCACGGATAGCCTCAACATCTACGCCGACACGCAGAAGCGCACCAAGAGCAAGGAGCTCAAACTCCAGTCTATCAAGAAAGTGGACTGTGTTGAGCGCACCGGCAAGTTTGTCTACTTCACCATTGTTACCACGGACAATAAGGAGATAGATTTCCGGTGCTCCGGTGAAGATAACTGCTGGAATGCAGTGATCACCATGGCACTGATTGACTTCCAGAACAGAAAGGCTATTCAGGACTTTAAAACGCGACAGGACGACGAGAGCGGGTCCCCGGGACAGCACGAGAGCCGCATGGCCAGAGCTCCCTGA